CTGACAAGCAGGAGTTGAACGAATCGAAGGGCAAGCTGATCGAGACAGCAACGCAGATGGCCGCGATGAGCGTCAACCTTTCAGCACATTACGAAGCGGCTATCAACAATTCGATCACGCGGGCACGCGAAGAGCACCGTCGGTTTACCGAGGCAGTACTCGATGCCCTGCCTGTTTCCCTTTATGTGGTCGATCGCGACTTTCGGATCGTCACCTGGAATCGACATCGCGAGATCGGTATACAGGGCATCCCTCGCGACTCAGCGATCGGGCGAAACGTTTTCAATGTACTTGCACGCTATCCCGAGGGTAAGGTCCGTCAGGAATTTGAGCGTGCATTTAGGACCGGCGAGATCGAACGGATCGAGCAGCAGACGGTTGCCGACGATGGTTCGACAAAATACTGGATGGTAAGCAAGGTGCCGATGCGTGACCCCGAAACCGGCGAGGTCACACACGTGATAACGGTCGGCGAGGACATCACCATGCGCGTCGAGGCGATCCATGCCGTTGGCCGGGCTGAAAAGCTCGCTGCGGTCGGCCGGCTCGCCGCCGGTGTCGTGCATGAGATAAACAACCCGCTCGCCACGATCTCGGCCTGCGCCGAGGCACTGGAACATCGCGTCGCTGACGGAGCCTTTGACGGATCTGAAGCGATCGACGATCTCAACGAATATCTTGGGCTGATCAAGAGCGAGGCCTTTCGCTGTAAATCGATCACGATGGGCTTGCTCGATTTCAGCAGAATACGTACCGGCGACCGCAACCCGATAGATATTGCCGACATACTTCGGTCATCGGCAAATCTGATATCTCACCAGAAACGCGGCGACAACATCGAGATCTCGGTAGAGATCGAAGATAACCTGCCCGCCGTCAACGCCGATGCGGGCCAGATCCAACAGGCGGTCATCGCATTGGCCACGAACGCGATCGACGCGATGCCGGACGGCGGCAGACTCTGGATCCGAGCCGCTGCACGCCCCAATCGACTTGCGATCGAGATAGAGGATACAGGTATCGGAATTCCGTCAGAAGACCTTTCGAAGATCTTCGAACCATTTTTCACGACCAAAGAGGTCGGTAAAGGCACTGGCCTCGGCCTGGCTGTCTGCTATGGCATCATCACAGATCACGGCGGCCGCGTGAGCGTCCGTTCGAACGTCGGTAAAGGCACCACCTTTACTATTTACCTCCCGATCACGAGGTGATCGCATCACTCCGGCCCAAAACCTCTCCCCGTCCCGCACCTCACTTGATACGATATGGCTAAGTTACTTGTAGTTGATGACGAAAAGAATCTCCGTTTGGTCGTTCAGAAAGAGATGACCCGCAACGGGCACGAGGCCGAGACCGCGGCCGACGGCGAAGCTGCGTGGGAGATGCTCGAGGCAAGCGATTACGACGTTCTGCTTTGCGATATCAATATGCCGCGTCTGGACGGGATGGGGCTGCTGAAACGTCTTCGTGAGAAAAGCGCCAATGCGCCCGAGGTCATAATGCTTACCGGGCAGGGTACGGTCGAGACCGCGATAACGGCGATGAAGCTTGGCGCTTACGATTACCTCACGAAACCCTACCGGATCGCTGAACTTACGGCATTGGTAAAGCAGGCGGCTGAAAAGAAACAGTTAAGGACCGACAATCAACGTCTGAGGGCACAGATCGAACGCAGCAGCGGATCAATGCCTGAGATAATTGCCGAGTCGCCGCAAATGAAAGAGGTACTGAGGCTTGTTCGCCGGGTCGCACCGTCTGAGACCTCGGTTCTTATAACGGGTGAATCGGGAACCGGCAAGGAACTGATCGCACAGGCCATTCACCGATTGAGCAGCCGAGCTGACAAGCCCTTCATCGATCTTAATTGCGCCGCGCTCCAGGATACGCTTCTCGAATCGGAGCTTTTCGGGTACGAGGCCGGTGCTTTCTCAGGCGCGCGGGCGCGCAAGCTCGGGCTCTTCGAACTTGCTGACGGCGGCACGTTGTTTTTGGACGAGATAATGGAAATGCCGTCGCAGCTGCAATCGAAATTATTGCGGGCCCTCGAAACGCGGACGTTCTTTCGTGTTGGCGGTGTCAAGAAGGTGGAGGTCGACGTTCGCCTCGTCGCGGCTACAAATAGAGACCCTGGCCAGGCCGTCGCCGAGGGCATTTTCAGATCGGACCTGATGTATCGGATAAACAGTTTTGAGGTGAATATCGCTCCATTGCGCGAACGCCGCGAAGACATCGAACCCCTTGCCCAACACCTTCTCCAAAAGGTCGCTGGCGCAACTCCGCCAGTTCTGACACAGCCTGTGATCGAAGCGCTTACTGCATTTTCATGGTCAGGGAATGTTCGGCAGCTTCGCAATTGCCTCGAGCGGGCGGCCCTGCTTGCCGACAACGGGCGTGTGACGGTAAAAGAGCTTCCGCCCGAAGTCATCTACCGGAACGAACCGTCAAACGTCTCGGTAAACTATGCTTCGCAAGGGCATAGCGGAGTCAGTTCGTTTCAGAACACCTCGCCTGTGAACCTTCGCGATTCAGAAAAACAACAGATCATCAATGCTCTCGAGCGGACCGGATGGCACCGCGGTAAGACCGCTGAGCTGCTCGGCATCTCGCCATCGACACTTTATCGCCGCCTCCGCGAATACGATCTCGATGTCCGATAGCTCGCTGATATATTATTTCGTTAGAGGTGTCCGACACATCGCAACCTAGGCTATAACGGCATCGAGCAGC
The DNA window shown above is from Chloracidobacterium sp. and carries:
- a CDS encoding PAS domain-containing protein: MSISSAAKRPAGASIRFGQGTESSAELKFISDLGRSLLFTVHPKKVASRVADALQSGVGAEICGFIAELENIGVVSCAFDAKGEILTGFFERERFERWLELLPPQIGYCEADPEQFLLSGTAHQAEFVSPLHINGDIRGAIVVGFADKQELNESKGKLIETATQMAAMSVNLSAHYEAAINNSITRAREEHRRFTEAVLDALPVSLYVVDRDFRIVTWNRHREIGIQGIPRDSAIGRNVFNVLARYPEGKVRQEFERAFRTGEIERIEQQTVADDGSTKYWMVSKVPMRDPETGEVTHVITVGEDITMRVEAIHAVGRAEKLAAVGRLAAGVVHEINNPLATISACAEALEHRVADGAFDGSEAIDDLNEYLGLIKSEAFRCKSITMGLLDFSRIRTGDRNPIDIADILRSSANLISHQKRGDNIEISVEIEDNLPAVNADAGQIQQAVIALATNAIDAMPDGGRLWIRAAARPNRLAIEIEDTGIGIPSEDLSKIFEPFFTTKEVGKGTGLGLAVCYGIITDHGGRVSVRSNVGKGTTFTIYLPITR
- a CDS encoding sigma-54-dependent Fis family transcriptional regulator, which encodes MAKLLVVDDEKNLRLVVQKEMTRNGHEAETAADGEAAWEMLEASDYDVLLCDINMPRLDGMGLLKRLREKSANAPEVIMLTGQGTVETAITAMKLGAYDYLTKPYRIAELTALVKQAAEKKQLRTDNQRLRAQIERSSGSMPEIIAESPQMKEVLRLVRRVAPSETSVLITGESGTGKELIAQAIHRLSSRADKPFIDLNCAALQDTLLESELFGYEAGAFSGARARKLGLFELADGGTLFLDEIMEMPSQLQSKLLRALETRTFFRVGGVKKVEVDVRLVAATNRDPGQAVAEGIFRSDLMYRINSFEVNIAPLRERREDIEPLAQHLLQKVAGATPPVLTQPVIEALTAFSWSGNVRQLRNCLERAALLADNGRVTVKELPPEVIYRNEPSNVSVNYASQGHSGVSSFQNTSPVNLRDSEKQQIINALERTGWHRGKTAELLGISPSTLYRRLREYDLDVR